In a single window of the bacterium genome:
- the rffA gene encoding dTDP-4-amino-4,6-dideoxygalactose transaminase gives MKIPFSKPYLTGKEAHYLYQAVLSGIISGNGTFTKKCHEFFQERYHFKKCLLTTSCTDALEMAAILIDIKAGDEVIMPSYTFVSTANAFVLRGARIVFADSGPDNPNMDADQIESLITSKTRAIIPVHYAGIACNMDKIMELALKHNLYVIEDAAQAIDSFYNNKPLGSIGHLAAFSFHETKNVISGEGGMLVINDDRFIRRAEIVWEKGTNRAEFFRGEVNKYGWMDIGSSFLPSDIIAAFLYAQLEHLDEIQTKRKMLWNAYYENLKPLETAGHISLPRIPAYATNNAHMFFVLFKNLEARTRVIERLKQNEIYAVFHYLSLHKSPFYTDKHDGRVLPNSDHYTDCLLRLPMYYELNENEISRICSLLLEPK, from the coding sequence ATGAAAATTCCATTTAGTAAACCGTATCTCACAGGTAAAGAAGCGCACTATCTCTATCAAGCCGTTTTGTCCGGTATCATTTCCGGGAATGGGACTTTTACAAAAAAGTGCCACGAGTTTTTTCAGGAACGGTATCATTTCAAAAAATGTTTGCTGACCACCAGTTGTACCGATGCTTTGGAAATGGCCGCTATTTTGATTGACATCAAGGCCGGAGATGAAGTCATTATGCCTTCATACACGTTTGTTTCTACGGCCAATGCATTCGTTTTGAGAGGCGCCAGAATCGTTTTCGCCGATAGCGGCCCGGACAACCCTAATATGGATGCTGACCAAATAGAGTCATTGATTACATCTAAGACAAGGGCAATCATCCCTGTACATTACGCAGGTATCGCATGCAACATGGATAAGATAATGGAACTCGCCCTAAAACATAACCTATATGTGATCGAAGATGCAGCGCAAGCTATCGACTCTTTTTATAATAATAAACCTCTAGGCTCCATTGGCCATCTTGCCGCATTTTCATTTCACGAAACCAAAAATGTGATTTCCGGCGAAGGCGGAATGCTGGTTATCAACGATGACCGGTTTATTCGAAGAGCCGAAATTGTCTGGGAAAAGGGAACAAACAGAGCTGAATTTTTTCGTGGAGAAGTCAATAAGTACGGATGGATGGATATCGGCTCCTCTTTCCTTCCATCCGATATTATTGCTGCGTTTCTGTATGCCCAACTGGAACATTTGGATGAAATTCAAACGAAGCGCAAAATGTTATGGAATGCTTATTATGAAAATCTAAAGCCGCTGGAAACGGCTGGCCATATTAGTTTGCCGCGTATCCCCGCTTATGCAACGAATAACGCGCATATGTTCTTTGTTTTATTTAAGAATCTTGAAGCAAGAACACGTGTCATTGAACGCTTAAAACAAAATGAAATTTATGCTGTATTTCATTATCTGAGTTTACATAAGAGCCCATTTTATACTGACAAACATGACGGCCGTGTGCTTCCAAATTCGGATCATTATACCGATTGCCTACTGCGATTGCCGATGTATTATGAATTGAATGAAAATGAAATATCCCGAATATGTTCGCTTTTGCTAGAACCTAAATGA
- a CDS encoding class I SAM-dependent methyltransferase, whose amino-acid sequence MMRICPLTGSSDFTTYYKSSEDRVMTSDQRIIPGKLHKIIFLKSGIVANAHTFSNEELYAIYGTEYELNTSESDEHIFYTESGPISRSQVYFEWIRPYFPNTFESLVEVGCGEGRVLEKIAVENPDRKIIGFDGSHKAANLGKRRGLKISQKLIFKEEELPKSDVFVLLGVMEHIEDIGNLLTILINSLTENGRIILSVPVQNNLAYDFLFADHVWHFTTAQFKDLLNKYGLDVIHVDDNHKINHGFGLFVCEKKVINAISTANDKEIMLRNLEFWKSKFSNFDIWIGKQILRKIAVFGASEIFTLFMAYTALGKQHIIACIDDTKKDGDLKHGIPIHHSEWLRENEVELLLLAVNKKYHKMIEEKFAGLNLNIHPIY is encoded by the coding sequence ATGATGCGAATCTGCCCTTTGACCGGTTCATCTGATTTTACAACATATTACAAGTCATCAGAAGATAGAGTTATGACGAGTGATCAAAGGATTATTCCAGGGAAATTACATAAAATCATTTTTTTGAAATCTGGCATTGTGGCAAACGCGCATACTTTTAGTAACGAAGAACTTTATGCTATATACGGAACTGAATATGAATTAAATACATCCGAATCCGACGAGCATATCTTTTATACGGAATCAGGTCCTATTTCACGATCTCAGGTTTACTTTGAATGGATACGTCCATACTTTCCAAACACTTTTGAATCATTAGTTGAGGTAGGCTGCGGAGAAGGTCGTGTATTGGAAAAGATAGCAGTTGAAAACCCAGACAGAAAAATAATCGGATTTGACGGCAGTCACAAGGCTGCTAATTTAGGAAAAAGAAGAGGCCTAAAGATTTCACAAAAACTAATCTTTAAAGAAGAAGAATTACCAAAATCAGATGTTTTCGTATTACTGGGGGTAATGGAACATATTGAAGATATTGGCAATTTGTTAACTATTCTTATTAATTCCTTAACTGAAAATGGACGAATAATTCTATCCGTGCCAGTACAGAATAATCTGGCTTATGATTTCTTGTTTGCAGATCATGTTTGGCATTTTACAACGGCTCAATTCAAAGACCTATTAAATAAGTACGGCTTAGATGTCATTCATGTCGACGATAATCATAAGATAAATCATGGATTTGGACTATTTGTGTGCGAGAAGAAAGTTATCAATGCTATATCGACTGCAAACGATAAAGAAATTATGTTGAGAAATTTAGAATTTTGGAAATCAAAATTTTCTAATTTTGACATTTGGATAGGTAAGCAAATTCTAAGAAAGATCGCAGTTTTCGGTGCTAGCGAAATCTTTACATTGTTTATGGCCTATACTGCTCTTGGGAAACAGCATATTATTGCCTGTATAGATGACACCAAAAAAGACGGTGATTTAAAACACGGTATCCCCATACACCATTCCGAATGGCTGCGTGAGAATGAGGTCGAATTACTTCTTTTAGCTGTAAACAAAAAATACCATAAAATGATTGAGGAAAAATTTGCCGGACTCAACCTGAATATACATCCCATTTACTAA
- a CDS encoding WbqC family protein, with protein sequence MIISIIQPCFVPWLGYFEQMAVADIFVYLDDVQYTKKDWRNNNQLKSPYGVKPIHVPVGNASRSTLIHEALISYNSKWEDDLINKITEWYKKAPFFEEIMGIIKPIVFGKYEKLVDLNYRLNSAICNYIGINTPISYASNIPKKATERNSRIVEICTHFTGVDLLYDGKSAQSFIDIELFKQNGITVIFQDYIQSSYRQLWGDFVPYMSVIDVMMNCGKESKNILMSSPLPEHIKKEL encoded by the coding sequence ATGATTATTTCTATCATACAACCTTGTTTCGTACCTTGGCTCGGATACTTTGAGCAAATGGCTGTTGCCGATATTTTTGTTTATTTAGATGATGTTCAATACACAAAAAAAGACTGGCGTAATAATAATCAGTTGAAGTCTCCCTATGGGGTTAAACCCATACATGTTCCGGTAGGAAACGCGTCAAGAAGTACTTTGATCCATGAGGCTTTGATCTCTTACAATAGCAAATGGGAAGATGATTTAATAAATAAGATAACGGAATGGTACAAGAAGGCTCCCTTTTTCGAAGAAATTATGGGTATTATCAAACCGATCGTATTCGGCAAATATGAGAAGCTTGTTGACCTAAACTACAGACTCAACAGCGCTATTTGCAACTACATTGGAATTAATACTCCAATTTCCTACGCTTCGAATATACCTAAAAAAGCAACGGAAAGAAATTCGAGGATCGTTGAAATTTGCACCCATTTTACGGGAGTTGATTTGCTTTATGATGGTAAATCGGCGCAAAGTTTTATTGACATTGAATTGTTTAAACAAAACGGGATTACCGTAATTTTTCAGGACTACATACAATCCTCCTACCGTCAATTATGGGGTGATTTTGTTCCCTATATGTCAGTCATCGACGTTATGATGAATTGCGGTAAAGAATCGAAAAATATACTGATGAGTAGTCCCCTCCCTGAACATATCAAGAAAGAATTATGA
- a CDS encoding DegT/DnrJ/EryC1/StrS aminotransferase family protein, whose amino-acid sequence MKIDIADFIFTGRGSTALWSILKSLNRPDAKVLLPVNICEIVYPIVKKADMVPVLYDVNEFDGIAKLENIKDAFTGNESVLLAVHNFGLPLDIDKISAWAVKNNLFMVEDVCNSLGGKFYDKPLGSWGDASIFSFGYAKIIEHGFGGAAFVKDKNLKKKVEHLTDSLETYSEIHRSKDSEFQKQLRDIRLNKEHPAPSTYVPLYENYSDFLLYKIDAQAKKEIVARMQTLEQNVELRAKKASIYRTKIRSNKVRHIDHKEGQIYWRYNLLVDSPERQDLIGKLRENNLLVSTWYPPIAELFEENVDKKKYHGSYRFRDKVVNLFVDHRVTESDISKTIDIINGL is encoded by the coding sequence ATGAAAATTGATATTGCTGATTTTATCTTTACAGGCAGGGGTTCCACGGCCTTGTGGAGTATTCTTAAAAGCTTAAACAGACCCGATGCAAAAGTTTTACTGCCGGTTAATATCTGCGAAATTGTTTATCCGATTGTTAAAAAAGCCGATATGGTTCCTGTTTTATACGATGTGAATGAGTTTGATGGAATTGCCAAGCTTGAAAATATAAAAGACGCTTTTACAGGCAATGAATCCGTGTTGCTGGCCGTTCATAATTTTGGTTTGCCATTAGACATCGACAAAATCAGCGCATGGGCTGTCAAAAATAATTTATTTATGGTCGAAGACGTTTGTAATTCCTTGGGTGGAAAATTTTATGATAAGCCTCTAGGATCATGGGGCGACGCCTCAATTTTTAGTTTCGGATATGCGAAGATTATAGAGCATGGTTTCGGAGGAGCTGCGTTTGTAAAAGATAAAAACTTAAAAAAAAAAGTGGAGCATCTTACAGACTCTCTTGAAACATATTCCGAAATACATAGATCAAAAGACAGTGAATTTCAAAAACAACTGAGAGATATTCGTTTAAATAAAGAGCACCCGGCTCCTTCAACATACGTTCCATTGTATGAAAACTACTCCGATTTTTTGCTCTATAAAATAGACGCGCAGGCAAAAAAAGAGATTGTAGCGCGTATGCAAACGCTTGAGCAAAACGTCGAATTACGTGCAAAAAAAGCTTCGATCTACCGAACCAAGATTCGATCTAACAAGGTCCGACACATTGATCACAAAGAGGGGCAAATTTATTGGCGTTATAATTTATTAGTAGACTCTCCGGAACGCCAAGATCTTATTGGCAAACTGAGAGAAAACAACCTTCTCGTGAGCACATGGTATCCGCCGATTGCCGAATTGTTTGAAGAAAATGTCGACAAAAAGAAATATCATGGAAGTTACCGCTTCAGAGATAAAGTGGTCAATCTCTTCGTGGACCACAGGGTTACTGAATCTGATATTTCAAAAACAATTGATATTATAAACGGACTTTAA
- a CDS encoding glycosyltransferase family 2 protein: MKVSLASPVYNEGMKIQEFIRRAVTALKSISEDIEIVLVDDCSPDNTLAKIKELLPQYPFIKLIHLNKNSGQHIATSIALKHTTGDYVYMMDSDLQVDPERMTEFFEYGKEDKTWDIISASRITRSASFSRRIGSKIISLLLQKIGGTKLKDIGSTFKLLKRKALDRILAQDILVQNLPILMMNLNFTILEYSVEYNSTQTRKSHYKISDLIYAIALALLNFSTGGTTLVLLISLGILFSFLGSASVLGIIVWGIVEHSILPTNLLIFSSVLAIVGIQFMLLAMVVFKLERINKNLDFRRAYNQRVEYEN; encoded by the coding sequence ATGAAAGTCTCTTTAGCATCCCCGGTATATAATGAGGGCATGAAAATTCAGGAATTTATCCGTCGCGCTGTTACGGCGTTAAAGTCCATTTCAGAAGACATTGAAATAGTTCTTGTTGATGACTGCAGTCCCGATAATACGCTTGCTAAAATCAAAGAGTTATTGCCTCAATATCCTTTTATTAAATTAATACACCTCAACAAGAACTCAGGGCAACATATTGCAACATCCATAGCTCTAAAACACACGACAGGTGACTATGTATATATGATGGATTCGGATCTGCAGGTCGATCCCGAGAGAATGACAGAATTTTTTGAATACGGCAAAGAAGATAAAACATGGGACATTATCAGCGCTTCCAGAATCACAAGGTCGGCAAGTTTTTCCAGAAGGATCGGCTCAAAAATAATTTCACTATTACTTCAAAAAATCGGCGGAACAAAACTTAAAGATATCGGGTCAACATTTAAACTTCTAAAAAGAAAAGCGCTTGACAGGATACTCGCCCAAGATATCTTGGTTCAAAATCTACCCATCCTCATGATGAATCTCAATTTCACAATACTGGAATATTCGGTTGAATATAATAGCACCCAGACCAGAAAAAGCCACTACAAAATCAGTGACTTGATTTATGCCATTGCGTTAGCTTTACTAAACTTTAGTACGGGAGGAACAACTCTTGTGTTGCTAATATCGTTAGGCATCTTATTTTCATTTCTTGGCTCTGCATCTGTTTTAGGAATAATCGTCTGGGGAATTGTCGAACACTCTATATTACCGACGAATCTTCTAATATTTTCTTCTGTTCTAGCTATCGTCGGCATTCAATTCATGCTCCTCGCGATGGTTGTTTTTAAGTTGGAAAGAATAAACAAGAATCTCGACTTCCGAAGAGCATATAATCAGCGTGTGGAATATGAAAATTGA
- a CDS encoding ATP-grasp domain-containing protein: MINILVTAVGSELAFTIIKAIKLMQQPYRLIGCDIYNEVVGKYWCNKFYTVPLAKDEANYIESLKRIVKDERINIVIPTADLEFFILSKHQNSFKNEFACNIFINEYEEIIRFNDKWLAYQWYENHKLPTPKTFLADNLSELKNEITALPYPMLIKPRQGGGSRTIFKVSSFEEVVKYQPIVPDPIIQEYLIPDDEEYTAGTYRTSVNEVLTIVMKRKLKFGMTNTAETVNNPELDKFCKHVILNTNLKGSNNIQFRVTKDGPKILEINPRFSGTTGIRANFGFNDVEMWINEVIFGKEITQPVINHGFVLRFMEEQYHFN, encoded by the coding sequence ATGATAAATATACTGGTAACAGCAGTGGGTTCTGAACTTGCGTTCACTATTATCAAAGCAATAAAACTGATGCAGCAACCCTATCGGCTTATCGGATGTGATATATACAACGAAGTAGTCGGGAAATATTGGTGTAACAAATTCTATACAGTCCCCCTAGCAAAGGACGAAGCAAATTATATTGAGTCGTTGAAACGGATCGTAAAAGATGAAAGAATCAACATCGTTATACCCACCGCGGATCTCGAATTTTTCATTCTTTCAAAACATCAAAATAGTTTTAAGAACGAGTTTGCATGCAATATTTTTATAAACGAGTATGAAGAAATTATTAGATTTAATGATAAATGGCTTGCCTATCAATGGTATGAAAATCACAAACTACCGACTCCAAAAACTTTCCTGGCCGATAATTTGAGCGAATTGAAAAACGAAATAACTGCGCTTCCCTATCCTATGCTTATAAAACCTAGGCAGGGTGGCGGTTCACGAACCATTTTCAAAGTCAGTTCCTTTGAAGAAGTTGTAAAGTATCAACCCATAGTTCCTGATCCGATAATTCAGGAATACCTGATTCCGGATGATGAGGAATATACAGCAGGAACCTACAGAACCTCTGTGAATGAGGTTCTAACCATCGTTATGAAAAGAAAGTTGAAATTCGGTATGACCAATACCGCTGAAACAGTGAATAATCCTGAACTGGATAAATTTTGTAAACATGTCATATTAAACACAAACTTGAAGGGTTCGAATAATATCCAATTTAGAGTAACGAAAGACGGCCCTAAAATATTGGAGATTAACCCGCGGTTTTCAGGAACAACGGGGATTAGAGCAAATTTTGGATTTAATGACGTAGAAATGTGGATCAATGAGGTAATTTTTGGTAAAGAAATTACTCAGCCTGTTATCAATCATGGATTTGTTTTGAGATTTATGGAAGAGCAATATCACTTTAACTAA
- a CDS encoding PHP domain-containing protein — translation MRTKFDKAYLISASDLLNHKRVPKWDFHIHTNYTDGKASVQQVFEKAIEEELEVIIFTEHTEPWRSINPHWFQSYVHEIVNFRVTYQDKIKAFIGLEANAVSFEGQVELTDQMVEKAEFVLGAAHRYPGLETRKIADLSKNEAIDLEYRTLMGLAASTEIDAIAHIGATCSKYCTPFPIHLTREIIKEATKNNVAVEINPVYHKPLIHFLEICAEENAMIALGSNAHGFGDIGLIARELEKTLKV, via the coding sequence ATGCGAACCAAATTTGATAAGGCTTATTTAATATCTGCCTCAGACCTTTTGAACCATAAGAGAGTTCCAAAATGGGATTTTCACATACATACGAATTATACCGACGGGAAAGCGAGCGTTCAACAGGTCTTTGAAAAAGCAATAGAAGAAGAGCTTGAAGTGATCATATTTACAGAACACACAGAACCATGGCGCTCCATTAATCCTCACTGGTTTCAGAGTTACGTTCATGAAATAGTGAACTTTCGAGTCACGTATCAGGATAAAATTAAAGCCTTTATTGGACTCGAAGCCAACGCAGTATCATTTGAGGGACAAGTTGAATTAACGGATCAAATGGTCGAAAAAGCAGAGTTTGTTCTTGGTGCGGCTCACCGTTACCCGGGACTTGAAACTAGGAAAATTGCCGATTTGTCAAAAAACGAAGCTATTGATTTGGAATATAGAACGCTAATGGGATTGGCTGCAAGTACCGAGATAGATGCCATCGCCCATATCGGAGCAACTTGCAGTAAGTATTGTACTCCGTTTCCGATTCATCTCACAAGAGAAATAATCAAGGAGGCAACAAAAAATAATGTTGCGGTGGAAATAAACCCTGTCTACCATAAACCTTTGATTCATTTTCTGGAAATATGCGCCGAAGAAAACGCTATGATCGCGCTTGGCAGCAATGCGCATGGATTTGGAGATATCGGTCTAATTGCTCGTGAACTTGAAAAGACTTTAAAGGTATGA
- a CDS encoding glycosyltransferase family 4 protein: MSRTICFVSDFFISDKKATITGPMVQTYLIGSELKKRGWDVHYIAYSKEGKDNFFESYEGMTVHWIRHRPFLPLLQYRKIRKVLTAINADYHYQRGRDILTGFVARYCKKNHKTFAWASAGESGVERGKYQRQLRKKNRPFIKKTVLWCEAKINDVICEYGIENASRIIVQTEYQKNRLKETFGLDSVVIKSGHPVPEPVERSAPLKILWIGSIKAVKRPELFIELAESCRNLECEFWMAGQFVDSRLKSFLLQKMQHMNNLKYLGAVPFHESQALISKAHVLVNTTDNGYEGLPNAFVQAWLAGTVTLSLHSDPDGVIEKYGLGAKVESITAMKNELEKIVENVDYWKSMSDNARKFGVDNFSIEEITYKLIDVMNSHLAKLIQN; this comes from the coding sequence ATGAGCAGGACAATCTGTTTTGTTTCGGATTTCTTTATTTCAGATAAAAAAGCAACTATCACCGGGCCGATGGTGCAGACTTATTTAATCGGCAGCGAGTTGAAAAAACGCGGCTGGGACGTCCATTACATAGCCTACAGCAAGGAAGGAAAAGATAATTTTTTCGAATCGTATGAAGGCATGACCGTGCACTGGATACGGCATCGCCCGTTTCTTCCGCTTTTGCAGTATCGTAAGATAAGGAAAGTGCTGACGGCCATCAATGCAGACTATCATTATCAACGAGGGCGTGATATACTTACCGGATTTGTTGCCCGTTATTGCAAAAAGAATCACAAAACATTTGCCTGGGCAAGCGCCGGAGAGAGCGGGGTTGAAAGAGGAAAATATCAACGACAGCTTCGAAAGAAAAACCGACCGTTTATAAAAAAAACTGTATTATGGTGTGAAGCAAAAATCAATGATGTGATCTGTGAATATGGAATAGAAAACGCTTCACGCATTATCGTTCAAACGGAGTATCAAAAAAACAGGCTGAAAGAAACGTTTGGTTTAGATTCTGTGGTTATTAAATCGGGCCACCCCGTCCCGGAACCTGTGGAACGTAGTGCTCCGCTAAAAATACTGTGGATCGGGAGCATAAAGGCAGTAAAAAGACCGGAGCTATTTATCGAACTAGCCGAATCTTGTCGGAATTTGGAGTGTGAATTCTGGATGGCGGGCCAGTTTGTTGACTCGAGATTAAAATCATTTCTTTTGCAGAAAATGCAGCATATGAATAACTTAAAATATCTGGGCGCAGTTCCTTTTCATGAAAGTCAAGCTCTGATATCCAAAGCGCATGTTCTGGTTAATACAACGGACAATGGATATGAAGGTCTCCCCAATGCATTCGTTCAGGCATGGCTGGCGGGGACGGTAACGCTGAGCCTGCATTCGGATCCGGATGGAGTGATTGAGAAATATGGATTAGGCGCAAAGGTGGAATCGATAACTGCAATGAAAAATGAACTGGAAAAAATAGTTGAGAATGTGGATTATTGGAAAAGTATGAGCGATAATGCGCGAAAATTTGGAGTTGATAATTTTTCGATTGAAGAGATCACTTACAAACTCATAGATGTAATGAATAGTCACCTAGCTAAACTAATTCAAAATTAA
- a CDS encoding class I SAM-dependent methyltransferase — MLENKQQRIVNQYSELRSENFNRPQYSFALNLLKSWNPANRNVIEFGGGRGEFSRLLQKENCSVTFIDINPENVQNAISNGFQAKSCDLNKPLPDFADEAFDGAVMLEVIEHINHSELLLSETCRILKRGGFLILSTPNPYFFWHRMSILFGNEIVGEGYHYRFYNRKQLEKTIVDSGFIIKIRNPSTSTFGLNILASGLFHKTINFRLPKFLHGLFARKFYILAVKK, encoded by the coding sequence ATGCTCGAAAACAAACAACAGCGTATAGTGAATCAATATTCTGAATTACGATCTGAAAATTTTAACCGCCCTCAATACTCTTTCGCCCTAAACCTTTTAAAGAGCTGGAACCCTGCGAACAGGAATGTTATTGAGTTTGGCGGAGGCCGCGGAGAATTTTCCAGACTTCTGCAAAAGGAAAATTGTTCTGTGACATTCATAGACATTAACCCTGAAAATGTACAAAACGCAATCTCAAACGGATTTCAAGCTAAATCGTGCGATCTGAATAAACCTCTACCCGATTTTGCCGATGAGGCCTTTGATGGCGCAGTAATGCTGGAGGTAATTGAACATATCAATCATTCGGAACTACTGCTTTCTGAAACATGTCGAATTTTGAAGCGAGGCGGGTTTTTGATTTTGAGCACACCTAATCCTTATTTTTTCTGGCACCGGATGAGTATTTTGTTTGGAAATGAAATCGTGGGTGAAGGCTATCATTACAGATTTTACAATCGTAAGCAACTGGAGAAAACTATAGTAGATTCCGGATTTATAATCAAAATCAGAAATCCAAGCACCTCAACCTTCGGGCTCAATATTTTAGCATCCGGACTTTTTCATAAAACGATTAACTTTCGATTGCCAAAATTTCTACATGGTTTATTTGCAAGAAAATTCTATATCCTGGCGGTGAAAAAATGA
- a CDS encoding acyltransferase, producing MKRDCLDKQKIYFPNLNGIRFIAAFLVIIHHVEQIKQIFKIDNYWKVVPFIDVIGKLGVVLFFVLSGFLITYLLLAEQDKFKYINIKNFYIRRVLRIWPLYFLIIFLALWIFPNISIFTLPGFEKDVVYKDLILKIILYAIFFPNLVLALFGVIPYASHTWSIGTEEQYYLVWPVLLKFFKKNRIKLMVLIIFLYLIIAKILNSNYSDTLPYKHVIKTFWSSFNIDCMAIGGFYAILLFEKSKYLKLFMNNFVFYTTIILTSVLIIRGVRMPYFHYEFYGSLFGIIILNFAVNGKLKISLENKVFDYLGKLSYGLYMYHPIGIVLSLYIAIYMNCTTNWLVYPLSLFIVILIAAISYEYYESIFLKLKISFSNIVSGDNSK from the coding sequence ATAAAGAGAGACTGCTTGGATAAACAGAAAATTTATTTTCCAAACCTAAATGGCATAAGATTTATTGCTGCCTTTTTAGTAATCATACATCATGTAGAGCAAATCAAACAAATTTTTAAGATTGATAATTATTGGAAAGTAGTGCCGTTTATTGATGTTATTGGAAAGCTTGGTGTGGTTCTATTTTTTGTTTTAAGTGGCTTTTTGATTACTTATCTTCTTTTGGCAGAACAAGACAAATTTAAGTACATAAACATAAAAAACTTCTATATTCGCAGGGTTCTGCGAATTTGGCCATTATATTTTTTAATTATTTTTCTGGCTTTGTGGATTTTTCCGAATATTAGTATTTTTACTTTGCCTGGTTTCGAAAAAGATGTAGTGTATAAGGATTTGATTTTAAAAATTATTCTATACGCTATCTTTTTCCCAAATCTTGTTTTGGCATTATTCGGCGTAATCCCCTACGCTTCACACACTTGGTCTATTGGAACTGAGGAACAATACTATTTAGTGTGGCCTGTCCTTTTGAAGTTCTTTAAGAAGAATCGAATAAAATTAATGGTGCTCATCATTTTTTTGTATTTGATTATCGCAAAAATATTGAATTCTAATTATTCTGATACCCTTCCATATAAACATGTAATAAAAACTTTTTGGTCAAGTTTTAATATTGATTGCATGGCAATAGGTGGTTTTTACGCCATTTTACTTTTTGAAAAAAGTAAATATTTAAAACTTTTTATGAATAATTTTGTATTTTACACAACAATTATTCTTACTTCTGTCTTAATAATAAGAGGCGTACGTATGCCCTATTTCCATTACGAATTTTACGGCTCGTTGTTTGGTATCATAATCTTGAATTTTGCCGTAAATGGTAAATTAAAGATTTCTTTAGAAAATAAGGTGTTTGATTATTTAGGAAAACTTTCTTATGGCTTGTACATGTATCATCCAATTGGCATTGTTTTGTCGCTCTATATAGCTATTTATATGAATTGCACTACAAATTGGCTAGTGTATCCCCTGAGTTTATTTATTGTAATACTTATAGCAGCAATTTCATACGAATATTATGAATCAATATTTTTAAAATTGAAAATATCTTTTTCTAACATCGTGAGTGGAGATAACTCGAAATGA
- a CDS encoding PASTA domain-containing protein has translation MLVILTVLVMDKWIMPFYVSHGEQVRVPNVVDKDFAEAKKILEHAQLTVIRKNRYDRLATPDHVIQQIPEAMTTVKPGRSVELIIADNDRMINVPLLKLSTLRDAQFNLESLNLKMGKVDSQASNEFPAGVILEQSIEPNQKINIGASIDVVVSIGNNLVEAKVPYLIHKSLLEAKSLIVESGLRLGIIVKKYSHELLPGTVIAQSLDSSMTVAPLSTIDLTVSSTDKEDE, from the coding sequence ATGCTGGTTATTCTCACCGTTCTTGTCATGGATAAATGGATCATGCCATTCTATGTTTCCCATGGCGAACAGGTTAGGGTTCCGAACGTAGTGGACAAAGATTTTGCCGAAGCAAAAAAAATTTTGGAACATGCACAGCTCACCGTAATTAGAAAAAATCGTTACGATCGTCTCGCCACGCCGGATCATGTGATTCAGCAAATACCGGAAGCTATGACCACCGTAAAACCGGGACGGAGCGTTGAGCTTATTATCGCGGACAATGACCGCATGATCAATGTTCCTCTTCTCAAGCTGTCCACATTACGTGACGCTCAGTTTAATCTCGAATCATTGAATCTGAAGATGGGAAAGGTCGATTCACAAGCCTCCAACGAGTTCCCGGCAGGCGTGATACTGGAACAGTCGATCGAGCCTAATCAAAAGATTAATATCGGCGCTTCCATAGACGTTGTAGTGAGTATTGGGAATAATCTCGTAGAAGCAAAAGTTCCGTATCTCATACACAAAAGTTTACTCGAAGCAAAATCATTGATCGTGGAATCCGGATTACGACTGGGCATCATTGTCAAAAAATATTCACATGAACTCTTACCCGGTACGGTGATCGCCCAATCGCTGGATAGTTCCATGACGGTCGCGCCACTGTCTACAATTGATTTGACGGTGAGTTCAACGGATAAGGAAGATGAATAA